A window from Myxocyprinus asiaticus isolate MX2 ecotype Aquarium Trade chromosome 37, UBuf_Myxa_2, whole genome shotgun sequence encodes these proteins:
- the si:dkeyp-61b2.1 gene encoding tumor necrosis factor receptor superfamily member 21, with amino-acid sequence MKTPSTSSTTTFILLFYLLFPFLHASCPSKCGNDNTVHGCRCNSMCSVESYWYRRQGIQKCERCTPKCSEDLNQIEVTSCTLDHNRVCHCKPGFYCTSKNNYSTYCNKPCVPCEPGTFSSKHSLNPTCMPHTDCASFGMIVIKEGTATQDRECRHPVTTPMTTTTPSTVITIISSTTDSTLSPSTTDSSATTTTPTTHTFITIKPITSPTLHYFRSQQNPSHLFAAQMRQLSLQSTAETTSPPSTDVNTRGDQLFINTSSVSQSYWLLLWIFLLTLLLVMTGICLLQKRTAQKTISKCTGVLYGKHSLKDHKVEAQLPLGNDIRAVRGQSMGVMSPKGGVQQVSNGKSENVSNTVGSIYIYSPGMVILGSNSGDKKEEAEVCEQNVPLISTPQQESAPPSQEIRVRMSTQEDIEEELNLSFPVPASGK; translated from the exons CTTTTTCCATTTCTACATGCCAGCTGTCCTAGTAAATGTGGCAATG ACAATACCGTACATGGCTGTAGGTGTAACAGTATGTGCTCCGTTGAAAGTTACTGGTATCGGCGACAGGGAATCCAGAAATGTGAACGCTGCACTCCCAAGTGCTCTG AGGATTTAAATCAGATAGAAGTTACTTCATGCACTTTGGACCACAATCGTGTGTGCCACTGCAAACCAGGATTCTACTGTACAAGTAAAAACAATTATTCCACATACTGCAACAAACCATGTGTTCCATGTGAGCCTGGCACTTTCTCCAGCAAACACTCTTTGAACCCAACCTGCATGCCTCATACAGA tTGTGCAAGTTTTGGAATGATAGTGATCAAAGAGGGCACAGCGACTCAGGACAGAGAATGTCGGCATCCTGTGACCACGCCCATGACCACGACTACTCCCTCCACCGTTATAACCATCATCTCCTCTACTACAGACTCCACCCTCAGTCCCAGCACTACAGACTCCAGCGCCACCACCACAACCCCGACAACACACACCTTCATCACTATCAAACCCATCACCTCCCCGACACTCCATTATTTCAGATCTCAACAGAATCCTTCACATCTATTCGCAGCACAGATGCGCCAACTGTCTTTGCAGTCTACAGCCGAGACAACCTCTCCCCCAAGCACTGATGTGAACACAA GGGGCGATCAACTATTCATAAATACATCCAGTGTCAGCCAGTCCTATTGGCTGCTCCTGTGGATCTTTTTGTTGACACTCCTGTTGGTGATGACCGGCATCTGTTTGCTGCAGAAAAGAACGGCACagaaaacaatttcaaaatgcaCAG GTGTCCTTTATGGAAAGCAT TCTTTGAAAGATCACAAAGTTGAAGCTCAATTACCACTTGGCAATGATATCAGAGCAGTCAGAGGTCAAAGTATGGGGGTGATGTCGCCTAAGGGAGGTGTTCAACAGGTCAGCAATGGGAAGAGTGAGAATGTCAGCAACACAGTAG ggTCCATCTATATCTATTCACCTGGAATGGTGATTTTGGGCTCCAACTCGGGTGATAAGAAGGAAGAAGCCGAAGTTTGTGAACAGAACGTACCCCTCATCAGCACACCTCAACAGGAGTCAGCTCCACCTTCACAGGAGATCAGGGTACGAATGAGCACACAGGAAGACATCGAGGAGGAACTGAACTTGAGTTTTCCTGTGCCAGCTTCTGGAAAGTGA